Proteins co-encoded in one uncultured Draconibacterium sp. genomic window:
- the rplK gene encoding 50S ribosomal protein L11, whose translation MAKEVAGLIKLQIKGGAANPSPPVGPALGAKGVNIMQFCKQFNGRTQDQAGKVLPVIITVYADKSFDFIIKQPPVAVQLLDAAKLKSGSPEPHIKKVGAVTWDQVKQIAEGKMSDLNCFTVESAMKMVAGTARSMGIRVKGDSPFNN comes from the coding sequence ATGGCGAAAGAAGTTGCTGGATTAATTAAATTACAGATCAAGGGTGGTGCCGCTAATCCGTCACCACCGGTGGGACCAGCATTGGGTGCCAAAGGGGTAAACATTATGCAGTTCTGTAAACAGTTTAATGGTCGTACACAAGACCAGGCAGGAAAAGTACTTCCTGTTATTATAACTGTTTATGCAGACAAGTCTTTTGACTTCATAATTAAACAACCTCCTGTGGCTGTTCAATTACTAGACGCTGCGAAACTGAAAAGCGGGTCGCCCGAACCACACATTAAAAAAGTGGGCGCGGTAACCTGGGATCAGGTGAAACAAATTGCCGAAGGCAAAATGTCTGACCTGAACTGCTTTACAGTGGAATCAGCAATGAAAATGGTAGCTGGAACTGCCAGAAGTATGGGAATCAGAGTTAAAGGTGATTCACCATTCAATAACTAA